One Sediminibacillus dalangtanensis genomic region harbors:
- a CDS encoding TasA family protein — MYKKISTAIMAAVLGIALVGGGTFAYFSDTATSASTFSSGTLELSANPSTIVELENLKPGDWTEKSFFLTNEGSLDIKKVLLHTDYTVTDQDGNPVSEELANQYAQALRVDFLKNTGDGDVFAYPIIVNSTSLFELKDLVLENAATEHELLSGNFMGLIDGIEAGNGENAEDSLYVKFRFKDSGESQNELQGLRLNLEWTFEAMQEDGEER, encoded by the coding sequence GTGTATAAAAAAATCAGCACAGCAATCATGGCAGCGGTATTGGGGATCGCTTTAGTAGGAGGGGGGACGTTTGCTTATTTCAGTGACACGGCCACTTCAGCAAGCACTTTTTCTTCAGGAACACTGGAACTTAGCGCCAACCCGTCCACAATAGTAGAGTTGGAAAATTTAAAACCGGGGGATTGGACAGAAAAAAGCTTTTTCCTTACGAATGAAGGAAGCTTGGATATTAAAAAGGTTTTGCTCCATACCGATTATACGGTAACGGATCAAGACGGAAATCCTGTAAGTGAGGAACTGGCTAATCAGTATGCACAGGCACTGAGGGTTGATTTCCTTAAAAATACCGGGGATGGCGACGTTTTTGCTTATCCAATCATCGTTAACAGCACATCATTATTTGAATTAAAAGATTTGGTATTGGAAAATGCGGCAACGGAACATGAATTATTATCTGGTAATTTCATGGGTTTAATAGACGGTATTGAAGCGGGTAATGGAGAAAATGCAGAGGATAGTCTTTACGTGAAATTCAGGTTCAAAGATAGCGGCGAATCGCAAAATGAACTGCAGGGATTGCGATTGAACTTGGAATGGACTTTCGAAGCGATGCAGGAAGATGGAGAAGAGCGATAG
- a CDS encoding response regulator transcription factor, giving the protein MFKILLIEDDTTLFQEIKDRLGQWSYDVYGIEDYERVMETFTAVQPELVIIDIQLPKFDGFHWCRMIREHSNVPIIFLSSRDHPTDMVMSMNLGADDFVQKPFHFDVLIAKIQAILRRVYNYSNDVNELKTWAGATIDLERNRVSNETGMIELTKNEMYILKLLIERKNKIVTREELINRLWDDQRFVSDNTLTVNINRLRKRLGELGLGDMIETKFGQGYVAKEQGSQ; this is encoded by the coding sequence TTGTTTAAAATCCTGCTGATCGAAGATGACACAACCTTGTTTCAGGAGATCAAAGACCGGCTCGGGCAGTGGTCGTACGATGTATATGGAATCGAAGATTATGAACGGGTAATGGAAACATTCACAGCTGTTCAGCCTGAATTAGTCATTATCGATATCCAACTCCCAAAATTTGATGGATTTCATTGGTGTCGGATGATCCGAGAGCACTCCAATGTTCCAATCATTTTCCTGTCTTCCCGTGACCATCCGACAGATATGGTCATGTCGATGAATCTCGGGGCAGATGACTTTGTCCAAAAGCCCTTTCACTTTGATGTATTGATTGCCAAAATCCAGGCAATTCTGCGCAGGGTATATAATTACAGTAATGATGTGAACGAACTGAAGACCTGGGCCGGAGCGACCATCGACCTGGAACGGAACCGTGTCAGCAATGAAACGGGAATGATCGAACTGACCAAAAATGAAATGTACATTTTAAAACTGTTGATCGAACGAAAAAACAAAATTGTCACCCGCGAAGAGTTGATCAATCGATTATGGGACGATCAGCGATTTGTCAGCGACAATACGTTAACCGTTAACATCAACAGACTGCGGAAGCGGCTCGGCGAGCTGGGACTTGGCGACATGATCGAAACCAAATTCGGCCAGGGTTACGTAGCGAAAGAGCAGGGAAGCCAATGA
- a CDS encoding sensor histidine kinase encodes MIGSFLRERLSWIILYLLIQLLALLIGYLDEAIRFSSIIYFVFLSLVVFVIFLIVRYQREAKFFQELADREYDLDVTSLPEPKSPFQRLIIESIVIPIEQLKKDASANQQLLEQEKDDLLSWIHEVKTPMTTLHLIIDRINDQQLKSQLKNEWLRIHLLLDQQLHQKRIPFIENDLYMETIELEPLLFGEINSLRSWCMQKRIGIDVDLSVSTVLSDAKWLSFIIRQLLTNAIKYSEVSSEIMVKSRQKDGRDQLQIIDNGRGIEAKDLPRIFDKGFTSTTEHQDNAATGMGLYLSKMAADILKMDIRVQSEPGAGAIFTLTFPDPDEFVKIRGM; translated from the coding sequence ATGATCGGAAGCTTCTTACGAGAACGATTAAGCTGGATTATCCTGTACTTGTTGATACAGCTGCTGGCCCTGCTGATTGGATATTTGGATGAAGCCATCCGCTTTTCATCGATCATTTACTTTGTGTTTCTTTCCCTTGTCGTCTTTGTCATTTTTCTAATCGTCCGGTATCAACGGGAAGCAAAGTTCTTCCAGGAGCTTGCCGACCGCGAATATGACCTGGACGTGACCAGCCTGCCGGAACCAAAATCGCCCTTCCAGCGGCTGATTATCGAGAGCATCGTGATTCCAATCGAACAATTGAAGAAAGATGCTTCAGCCAATCAACAGCTGCTGGAACAAGAAAAAGACGATTTGCTTTCCTGGATTCACGAGGTAAAAACACCGATGACGACCTTGCATTTGATTATTGACCGGATAAATGATCAACAATTGAAGTCACAGTTGAAGAATGAATGGCTGCGTATCCACTTGCTGCTGGATCAACAACTCCATCAAAAACGGATTCCTTTTATTGAAAACGATCTGTATATGGAAACAATAGAACTGGAGCCGCTTTTGTTCGGTGAAATAAATTCCCTCCGTTCTTGGTGCATGCAAAAGCGGATCGGCATCGATGTCGACCTCTCTGTTTCCACTGTCCTAAGCGATGCAAAATGGCTTTCCTTTATTATCCGCCAACTCCTGACAAATGCAATTAAATACAGTGAAGTCTCTTCCGAAATCATGGTCAAAAGCAGACAGAAGGACGGCCGGGATCAACTGCAGATCATCGACAACGGCAGAGGAATCGAAGCCAAAGATCTTCCCCGGATTTTTGACAAAGGCTTCACTTCTACGACGGAGCACCAGGACAATGCAGCAACCGGAATGGGATTATACCTTTCAAAAATGGCAGCGGACATCTTGAAAATGGACATCCGTGTGCAGTCAGAACCCGGTGCAGGAGCCATTTTCACGTTGACTTTCCCGGATCCGGACGAATTCGTGAAAATCCGAGGCATGTGA
- a CDS encoding ABC transporter ATP-binding protein has protein sequence MNVLEASKIHKSYGNKFTKQEVLTGIDISIAAGEFVTIMGASGSGKTTLLNVLSSIDRVSHGTIKVNGEEITGRKDKQLAEFRKHHLGFIFQEYNLLDTLTVKENILLPLSIAKVSKQEATKRFKGVADELGIADIQAKYPNEISGGQKQRTSAARAFIHEPSIIFADEPTGALDSKSASDLLSKMSDLNEKRKATIVMVTHDPVAASYSSRVIFIKDGSIYTQLNKGDQTRQTFLKDIMKTQGVLGGIQYEH, from the coding sequence ATGAATGTATTGGAAGCATCAAAAATCCATAAAAGCTATGGAAATAAATTCACCAAACAAGAAGTCTTGACAGGGATAGATATTAGCATCGCAGCGGGAGAGTTCGTCACCATCATGGGTGCGTCTGGTTCGGGGAAAACCACGCTGCTAAACGTGCTCTCGTCCATCGACCGTGTCAGCCATGGGACGATCAAGGTCAACGGAGAGGAAATCACCGGCAGGAAAGACAAGCAGCTGGCGGAATTCAGAAAGCATCACCTGGGATTTATTTTTCAGGAATACAATTTACTCGACACCTTGACGGTTAAAGAAAATATTCTTTTACCGTTATCCATTGCAAAGGTGTCCAAACAAGAGGCTACCAAGCGATTTAAAGGTGTAGCCGATGAATTGGGCATCGCCGATATCCAGGCCAAGTATCCAAATGAAATTTCCGGCGGACAAAAGCAGCGTACGTCTGCAGCCCGAGCCTTCATTCATGAACCAAGCATCATTTTTGCCGACGAACCGACCGGCGCACTCGATTCCAAGTCGGCATCCGACTTACTTTCGAAAATGAGCGACCTGAACGAAAAACGCAAGGCCACCATCGTCATGGTTACCCACGATCCTGTTGCAGCAAGCTACAGCAGCCGGGTCATTTTCATCAAAGACGGCAGCATTTATACGCAATTGAACAAAGGGGATCAGACAAGGCAAACCTTCCTGAAGGATATCATGAAAACCCAAGGCGTACTGGGCGGGATTCAATATGAACATTAA
- a CDS encoding ABC transporter permease translates to MNINQLIVRNLKKNLKNYYLYVFALVFSVALYFAFVTMQYDPAMDEAKSGIKGAAGVRAASVLLVAIVSVFLLYANNLFIKRRSQEIGLFQLIGMTKNRIFRILSAENLMIYFGSLAIGIAVGFSVSKLITMAFFKVTGIEAVANLYFSSQALVQTLIVFSAIYLLIMLMNYLFIRRQSILSLFRVTSRTEEKVKKISIWEILMGILGLGLILTGYYVSSKLFDGDFNSITQLYMLMLFILGSVIIGTYFFYKGSVRFVANLIRKNKDGYLNINEVLSLSSIMFRMKSNALLLTIITTVSALAIALLSLTYISYYSAEKTAETMSPDDFSLISQEAAKNFGDKLTEHGIAYQTTEIEVLTANVDITEITDANLEEFNTDGGKMTVPVISDASVEGVDVTENETLFTGYSDALQKMINLDGEGNVKIYGKNEEILQRYAGLSKEKIISNYFTVGGLPTAIVDRTTYDQLKRDVDPALQQEASTYIGITLTDEDQVKVANDIFQSMEMSEEFGNYSLYQSTLNQKQIMGLTMFIVGFLGLTFLVTSGCILYFKQMGESEEEKPSYTILRKLGFTRKDLEKGIRGKQIFNFGIPLVVGLLHSYFAVRSGWFFFGTELWTPMLIVMGLYTALYSIFGFLSFLYYKKIIHESL, encoded by the coding sequence ATGAACATTAATCAACTGATTGTCCGCAACCTGAAAAAGAATTTAAAAAACTACTACTTGTATGTCTTTGCATTGGTTTTCAGTGTGGCTCTCTATTTTGCCTTTGTCACCATGCAGTATGATCCGGCAATGGACGAGGCGAAATCAGGAATAAAAGGTGCCGCAGGAGTACGTGCGGCGTCCGTCTTGCTGGTGGCAATCGTCTCCGTGTTTCTATTGTATGCCAACAACTTATTTATCAAGCGGCGCAGCCAGGAAATAGGACTCTTTCAGTTAATCGGGATGACGAAAAACCGGATTTTCCGGATTCTCAGTGCGGAAAATCTGATGATTTATTTTGGATCACTGGCAATCGGAATCGCAGTAGGGTTTTCGGTCTCCAAGCTGATTACAATGGCTTTCTTCAAAGTAACCGGGATCGAAGCCGTAGCGAATCTTTATTTTTCATCGCAGGCACTCGTTCAAACCCTTATCGTGTTCAGTGCGATTTATCTGTTAATCATGTTGATGAATTATCTGTTTATCAGACGGCAGAGCATTCTTTCCTTATTCCGTGTCACTTCGCGTACCGAAGAAAAAGTGAAAAAAATATCAATTTGGGAGATTTTGATGGGTATTTTAGGACTTGGCTTGATCCTGACGGGTTATTATGTTTCTTCCAAATTGTTTGATGGGGACTTCAACTCCATAACCCAGTTGTATATGTTAATGCTTTTCATCTTGGGGTCGGTTATCATCGGTACGTACTTCTTTTACAAAGGATCCGTCCGATTCGTAGCCAATCTAATCCGGAAAAACAAAGACGGTTATCTGAACATCAACGAAGTGCTGTCCTTATCGTCGATCATGTTCCGTATGAAATCGAATGCCTTGCTTCTGACCATCATCACCACCGTCTCAGCACTTGCGATTGCTTTATTATCCTTGACTTACATTTCCTATTATTCGGCGGAAAAAACAGCAGAAACCATGTCACCGGACGACTTTTCTTTGATAAGTCAAGAAGCTGCCAAAAACTTCGGAGATAAACTAACCGAACATGGCATTGCCTATCAAACAACCGAGATCGAGGTGTTGACGGCCAACGTCGATATTACAGAAATTACCGATGCAAACTTGGAAGAATTTAATACAGACGGCGGAAAAATGACCGTACCTGTTATAAGCGATGCAAGTGTCGAAGGGGTTGATGTGACTGAAAATGAGACACTGTTTACCGGCTATAGTGACGCTCTTCAAAAAATGATCAACCTGGACGGGGAGGGCAACGTAAAGATTTATGGAAAAAATGAAGAAATACTACAACGCTATGCCGGACTTTCCAAGGAAAAAATAATATCCAACTACTTTACCGTAGGCGGTCTTCCTACTGCCATCGTTGATCGTACGACTTATGACCAATTGAAGCGTGATGTAGATCCAGCGTTACAGCAGGAAGCATCGACCTATATCGGCATCACTCTGACAGATGAAGACCAGGTTAAGGTAGCAAATGACATCTTCCAAAGTATGGAGATGAGTGAGGAATTCGGTAACTATTCCCTTTACCAATCGACACTTAACCAAAAACAAATCATGGGATTAACCATGTTCATTGTCGGATTCTTGGGACTGACCTTCCTTGTTACTTCCGGCTGCATCCTTTACTTCAAGCAAATGGGAGAAAGCGAAGAAGAAAAACCCAGCTATACCATTCTGCGCAAATTAGGCTTTACCCGGAAAGACTTAGAAAAGGGGATCCGTGGAAAACAAATATTCAACTTCGGAATTCCGCTAGTTGTCGGGCTGCTTCACAGCTACTTTGCCGTTCGATCCGGCTGGTTCTTTTTCGGCACCGAACTTTGGACACCGATGCTTATCGTGATGGGACTGTATACAGCGCTCTATTCGATATTCGGGTTCCTTTCTTTCCTTTATTACAAAAAAATTATTCATGAGTCTTTGTGA
- a CDS encoding L-lactate dehydrogenase, whose protein sequence is MNLTPGSKVVLVGTGAVGSSYAYTLMNQGICDELVLVDLNEEKARGDVMDLDHGIVYAPSSMQIRFGSYQDCHDAALVVICAGAAQKPGETRLDLVTKNVKIFESIVTNVMDSGFNGIFLVATNPADILTYATRKYSGLPKERVIGSGTILDSARFRYLLGEEFETAPTSVHGYIIGEHGDSQLPVWSSANISGTPIAPKLTEERKQEISTQVREAAYKIIESKGATFYGIAMGLAKITRAILKNENVVLPVGAMLDGEFGQKDVYIGVPAVINRTGVKKVVELALDEKEQNQFDHSVKTLKDIQATIWGE, encoded by the coding sequence ATGAATTTGACACCTGGCAGCAAAGTTGTATTGGTCGGTACAGGAGCGGTTGGATCCAGCTATGCTTATACACTGATGAACCAAGGAATTTGTGATGAGCTTGTGTTGGTTGACTTGAATGAAGAAAAAGCGAGAGGCGATGTCATGGATTTGGATCATGGAATAGTCTATGCACCGAGTTCGATGCAAATAAGGTTCGGCAGTTACCAGGATTGTCACGATGCAGCACTTGTCGTGATATGTGCCGGTGCAGCACAAAAACCGGGAGAAACAAGACTGGATTTGGTAACGAAAAATGTGAAAATCTTTGAATCGATTGTCACCAATGTAATGGACTCCGGATTCAATGGCATTTTTCTGGTGGCTACCAATCCGGCAGACATTTTAACCTATGCAACAAGAAAGTATTCCGGCCTGCCAAAAGAACGAGTGATTGGCTCGGGAACGATTTTGGACTCGGCAAGATTCCGTTATTTACTTGGGGAAGAATTTGAAACTGCCCCTACGAGCGTTCACGGCTATATTATCGGGGAACACGGAGATTCTCAGCTTCCGGTTTGGAGTTCTGCGAATATCTCCGGCACACCGATAGCCCCTAAGTTGACGGAAGAAAGAAAACAGGAGATTTCGACCCAGGTGCGGGAGGCAGCTTATAAAATCATCGAATCCAAAGGGGCGACTTTTTACGGAATCGCTATGGGATTGGCGAAAATTACGAGAGCCATCTTGAAAAATGAAAATGTCGTCCTTCCGGTTGGCGCCATGCTGGATGGGGAATTCGGTCAGAAGGATGTCTATATCGGTGTTCCGGCCGTGATCAACCGGACAGGGGTGAAAAAGGTCGTTGAGCTGGCACTTGATGAAAAAGAACAAAACCAGTTTGATCATTCGGTGAAAACGTTGAAAGATATTCAAGCCACCATTTGGGGAGAGTAA
- a CDS encoding oxidoreductase: MNIHPDQKPIGSGFDPYATASEVIGDMDLSGKTAIVTGGYSGIGLETTRVLTNAGATVVVPVRNVEKGEEALKGLPNVELNTMDLLDPASIDKFAEDFLASKRPLDMLINSAGIMAPPLRRDERGYESQFATNHLGHFQLTARLWPALKQADGARVVAVSSRGHRLGNIDFEDPHYEHHAYDKWKAYAQSKTANSLFALELDERGKAHHVRAFSVHPGLIPSTDLGRDLTEEEFGPKQMKNSKNGSGSKEETPQFHTIEQGAATVVWCAVSPQLDGLGGVYCEDVDIAEVVPEDSEKATGVRPWAVDPDAARRLWKLSEENTGVPFTVS, encoded by the coding sequence GTGAATATACATCCTGATCAAAAACCGATTGGGTCCGGTTTCGATCCTTATGCAACTGCTTCAGAAGTGATAGGAGATATGGATTTATCAGGGAAAACAGCCATTGTAACGGGCGGTTATTCAGGCATCGGCCTGGAAACTACCAGGGTGTTGACGAACGCCGGAGCAACTGTGGTTGTCCCTGTCCGGAATGTGGAAAAAGGGGAGGAAGCGCTGAAAGGTCTTCCCAATGTGGAGTTAAATACCATGGATTTACTTGATCCTGCCTCTATCGACAAATTCGCAGAGGATTTCCTTGCCTCAAAACGTCCATTGGATATGCTCATCAACAGTGCAGGGATCATGGCGCCACCATTAAGGCGAGATGAGCGGGGCTATGAATCCCAATTCGCAACCAACCATCTTGGTCATTTTCAACTGACTGCCCGTCTGTGGCCAGCTTTAAAGCAAGCGGATGGCGCCAGAGTTGTGGCGGTCTCATCGCGTGGGCATCGGCTGGGAAACATTGACTTTGAGGACCCTCATTATGAGCATCATGCGTACGATAAGTGGAAAGCATACGCACAGTCGAAAACAGCGAACAGTTTATTCGCCCTGGAATTGGACGAACGAGGAAAGGCCCACCATGTCCGTGCCTTTTCGGTACATCCTGGGTTGATTCCGAGCACTGACTTGGGTAGGGACTTAACCGAGGAAGAGTTTGGACCGAAGCAAATGAAAAACAGCAAGAACGGATCCGGATCCAAGGAGGAGACGCCGCAATTCCATACCATTGAGCAGGGAGCCGCCACCGTTGTCTGGTGTGCTGTGAGCCCGCAGCTTGATGGGCTTGGCGGAGTTTACTGCGAAGACGTCGATATCGCAGAAGTCGTTCCGGAAGACAGTGAGAAAGCCACAGGTGTCCGACCGTGGGCGGTTGATCCTGATGCGGCCCGCCGCTTATGGAAGTTGAGTGAGGAAAATACCGGAGTTCCTTTCACCGTTTCGTAA
- a CDS encoding histidine kinase N-terminal 7TM domain-containing diguanylate cyclase: MHSPLTAFITLVCTSGVLNLYLCFYVFKKRHNYRDIANYFILYTASITVYCFAYAFGLMATSLWEMKFWTAVQYVGLPFSPLLGLLFVMKYLGMKITKKSLVALLILPFMSFLMVATNDFHHLHYRIFEIDPVLGVPYVHQEIGVWYMIHGIFTFACMFVAFLLVLSRWKETSRVYRSQLFAVMCGQLVPMVTAFVYLTGFTPSGIDPVPMVLWLSSLLYLWAINSSRLFTLMPIAKDAIFHSINDGVIVLDESFRLIEFNQAVKKMLPKLSKNLFGVEFKQVWPILSGAPLPSKIEPVDFQREVLLTVDDARRTYQVRTAPLQQAKGLLIIFTDITEIKRLQLRLENLAYYDELTQLYNRRAFFQKCEEAFSEAKNNALPLTVILMDVDFFKNVNDTYGHHIGDQLLIHVAKICQDQLQENILFARYGGEEFVLGMAGKNAREGWELAEQLRTSVETHALQTTEGMVSVTLSCGVAEAEKVPEETLNLVLNKADKALYAAKGEGRNQVKIY, translated from the coding sequence GTGCATTCTCCATTAACTGCCTTTATAACGCTAGTTTGCACCTCTGGTGTACTTAATCTGTATCTATGCTTCTATGTGTTTAAAAAGCGCCACAATTACCGGGATATTGCCAACTATTTCATTCTTTATACCGCCTCGATAACCGTTTACTGCTTTGCATATGCTTTCGGCCTGATGGCAACAAGCCTTTGGGAAATGAAATTTTGGACAGCCGTTCAATACGTTGGGCTGCCATTTTCTCCGCTTTTAGGATTGCTGTTTGTCATGAAATACCTAGGGATGAAAATTACGAAAAAGAGTTTGGTAGCGCTTCTGATTCTCCCCTTTATGAGTTTCCTGATGGTTGCCACCAATGATTTCCACCATCTCCATTACCGAATTTTTGAAATCGACCCCGTGCTGGGAGTACCTTATGTCCACCAGGAAATCGGCGTATGGTATATGATTCACGGTATTTTCACCTTCGCTTGTATGTTTGTTGCTTTTTTACTCGTGCTATCCCGTTGGAAGGAGACGTCGAGAGTCTATCGATCACAACTATTTGCGGTCATGTGCGGTCAACTCGTACCCATGGTTACTGCTTTTGTCTATTTAACCGGCTTCACGCCTTCGGGTATTGATCCTGTTCCGATGGTGTTATGGCTTTCTTCTCTTTTGTACTTGTGGGCGATCAATTCGTCCCGTTTGTTCACCCTCATGCCGATTGCCAAGGATGCGATCTTTCATAGTATCAACGACGGCGTAATCGTTTTGGATGAATCCTTCCGATTAATTGAGTTTAACCAGGCGGTGAAGAAAATGTTGCCGAAATTGAGTAAAAATTTGTTCGGAGTGGAATTTAAACAGGTGTGGCCGATTCTTTCAGGAGCACCGCTTCCTTCCAAAATAGAACCAGTGGATTTCCAAAGAGAGGTCCTATTAACGGTTGATGATGCAAGGCGTACCTATCAGGTTCGGACAGCTCCACTCCAGCAAGCGAAGGGTCTATTGATTATTTTTACCGACATCACGGAAATAAAAAGGCTTCAGCTACGGTTAGAGAATTTAGCCTACTATGATGAACTTACCCAACTATATAACCGACGAGCGTTTTTCCAAAAGTGCGAGGAAGCATTCAGTGAAGCAAAAAATAACGCTTTGCCACTTACCGTGATCTTGATGGATGTAGATTTCTTCAAAAATGTGAACGATACATATGGACACCATATCGGGGATCAATTGCTTATCCATGTGGCAAAGATCTGCCAGGACCAATTACAGGAAAACATTCTTTTTGCCCGTTACGGCGGGGAAGAATTTGTGCTGGGGATGGCAGGAAAGAATGCACGGGAGGGCTGGGAGCTGGCTGAACAACTGCGCACGAGTGTGGAGACTCATGCGCTCCAGACAACTGAGGGAATGGTTTCTGTCACCTTAAGCTGCGGGGTTGCGGAGGCGGAGAAAGTACCGGAAGAGACCCTGAACTTAGTTTTGAATAAAGCGGATAAAGCGCTCTATGCCGCAAAAGGAGAAGGACGAAATCAGGTGAAGATTTATTAA
- a CDS encoding aldo/keto reductase yields the protein MKSLEEALHHKIGMGTAPLGNMFREVPEEEAQTTIQTAWDQGVRYFDTAPFYGAGLAEMRVGEVLSDYNRDDYVISTKVGRYVLDEKEDKEGLFQYARDNKVVTDYTEDATKRSIEQSLERLNTDRLDMVFVHDVSPDFHGEEWTAKFEEARKGAFRVLTQLREEGVIRSWGLGVNATEPIELAMMLEETQPDVCLSATQYTLLQHEHALQRMMPTAEKKGIDIVVGSPYNSGVLLGGDHYNYEKAGPEILDHVNQLNKIGEKYDVPLKAAALQFSTAHPAVKAVIPGSTHPGRIQEDIEMIQRDIPKEFWDELKQEGFISTNAPLPTSR from the coding sequence ATGAAATCTCTAGAAGAAGCATTACATCATAAAATAGGGATGGGTACGGCTCCATTAGGCAATATGTTCCGGGAGGTTCCGGAAGAGGAAGCGCAAACAACGATTCAAACAGCTTGGGATCAAGGAGTACGTTACTTTGATACAGCTCCTTTCTATGGTGCAGGCCTGGCGGAGATGCGTGTCGGTGAAGTATTGTCCGACTATAATCGGGATGATTATGTGATAAGCACTAAAGTCGGGCGCTATGTTCTTGATGAGAAAGAAGACAAAGAAGGATTGTTCCAGTATGCCCGTGACAATAAAGTCGTCACCGACTATACCGAGGATGCGACGAAGCGGTCGATCGAGCAGAGCCTGGAACGGTTAAATACAGATCGGTTGGATATGGTATTTGTTCACGATGTTTCGCCTGACTTTCATGGGGAAGAGTGGACTGCGAAGTTTGAAGAGGCCAGAAAAGGCGCCTTCCGTGTGCTGACACAGCTTCGGGAAGAAGGCGTTATTCGGTCTTGGGGGCTTGGCGTCAATGCGACTGAACCGATCGAATTGGCGATGATGCTGGAGGAAACCCAGCCGGATGTTTGTCTTTCGGCTACACAGTACACTCTTCTGCAGCACGAGCATGCCTTGCAGCGGATGATGCCGACCGCTGAAAAGAAAGGCATCGATATTGTGGTCGGAAGTCCGTACAATTCTGGAGTATTGCTTGGCGGTGACCATTATAACTACGAAAAAGCAGGCCCTGAAATTTTGGACCACGTAAACCAGTTAAATAAAATCGGCGAGAAATACGATGTCCCATTAAAAGCGGCGGCACTTCAATTTTCGACTGCCCATCCAGCAGTCAAAGCTGTGATTCCTGGCTCAACTCATCCAGGAAGAATCCAAGAGGACATCGAGATGATCCAGCGGGACATCCCGAAGGAGTTCTGGGACGAATTGAAGCAAGAAGGCTTTATTTCAACGAATGCTCCATTGCCGACATCGCGCTAG